aatatgttTGAAGactattaatattaaagcAATGTCTAAACTTTATGAAGCACTTGaaattttatgtaaaatgTATAGTGAACTTGGTGATGACGCCAAAAATTGTACAAAATGTTTGGACGATgcaaataaatttgtttcaaaatatgaagATCTTAGCAAAGGTTCTAATATTACTAAAGATGGGTACTATTATAAAGTATTGCATACATTATCAACTGGttatgataattttaaaaagaaatgtgATAATTATCAATCTAGTTTTCCACTTCTTTCAACGATTGATCAAATAGAATTTCCTGCAAAATGCTCTGAAGAACAGTCTGTACAATCTACTGTAATAAGTCCTGAATCTGCACCATCAAGTCCGTCTATAGCAAGCAAATTAATTCCAGCCTTATTGGTATTCGCAATACCAATTTTCTTAGGAATTGCTTATaaggtaaataataattcgtttaaaaatataatatttaaattttattttcgtaATTCTTCATATGcgattatcaaaaaatatataatacgtttaccatttttatatcagtattcattatttggatTTGATAAACGGCTTCATAGACAATATTTAAGAgaaaaactaaaaaaaataaataagaaaatGGCCAGTTATGTATGATTCGAATAGTAGTGATTATTTCAGGAATCGTAATAATGATTGATATATGCTAAGAAGCAGTCTATTTGGAAATAAGTAATTTTTGACCATAATTTTGgagcatattttttgtgtttataaaagcatttaaataatataatcaataaaatataattttatatgtgtAAATTATTGCACTTctgcataatttttatatgattttatGTAGTGGATCAGGGTTAAGGTTGTGTTTGTGGAACCCATAAATGGGTTAAGGTGAAGTATCAcattacattttatttgtataattttgaatgatttaataatatttattagtttaacgaattgttttaaatatatatatgaaataaattattaaaaatgatcgAATTTGTcgtttttaatatttatattagtatTGATTATTTGGGTTTTATAAATGCTTTCAAAGCAAACTTTAaggaacaaaatataaataataagaataaaaGTAAATGATAAGTATATTAATTTGAGGATAATGAtcgatatattttatgatatttatatatttatagacAATTAATTAGTAACAAATTTTAAGttttatgataataataaaagtacGAAAGACAAATTTTTAacgcaaaaaaaatgatcgAATTAATATAAAGGGAAATCACACAGAAAACGTAACTGAATTATAGcattaattatttgatttcTTCACGAAATTATACacatacaatatatttaattcaaaaggaacaaaaaattacataCTTAATAATCATTAAGATGGTCAGAATGTTTTGATGGTAACTTAAATGGACATTACACATAAagataaattcattttattattacatgtATCACAATATTAATCTGTTGAAAGGGTTTTACTTGTGGGATATTGTTGTTTACTAGATCAAATGTGTTGTGCCAAGCTTAGAATATTCGTATATGTAATAtctctttcttttttatccATGGCGGAATTGTCATGCTCATAAATctacgaaaaaaaatggataaatatataaaatatctcAATATTTTGTGTGggaatatgataaaatatatgatttatagagaaaataaatttttgataaacgttaaaatggaaaaatgaaaaaaaatgattatattattattttttgagatTGGTTACAGCGTTGATATAAGTAACTTCAACACTATCGTCgtgttttttaattacaaATCCGGCTATGTTATTGCTCAACTTGGTTAATGCTTCCTCAGCATTAATGTCTTTTTCGATTGATTGTGTATTTTCtaatatttctttcatATTAGGTTCATCATTGATTTCACCGAGATAATTTAGAATTCTTGAAGGACAAACAATTACAGTTGTGTCATTTGATTGctacaaaattaatgagtaaaaaaatatatgtattgaGGAAATTCttgtataataatataaataacagaatttttataggaataatggaaaaaatgtCTTACCTTAACACTTGCGCCTaaagcatatttttttacgagggatttataaataggatctatgttttgtttttcaaACATGATTGCATATTTGCAGTATACACGAACAACATTTcctaaaaaaatgattattttggatatataaatgaaatattatgaatataagaaaatattaatgaaaataatagacAATGAATAGTAAATCGAAATATGCGTAAATAGTGATAGCAAcacattaaatttattgattattttttatttaccaCTAATAAACTtgttatttgtttttttggGGTCATTGTAATCCCAGAGAC
This portion of the Plasmodium chabaudi chabaudi strain AS genome assembly, chromosome: 3 genome encodes:
- a CDS encoding CIR protein; the protein is MSKKVCEAIKSANDLFKVEKKGLETNIIYDDSLKAYCPIPKNLNNKECVHYEAIVSSAFIALLTLFKNGDDDDEEEDVLEDDKLAEYAILWLCYKIDQGTYKYSNLSAFYKKYIMDIEKDFMEENGANAYKIYKDIINKQICLKTINIKAMSKLYEALEILCKMYSELGDDAKNCTKCLDDANKFVSKYEDLSKGSNITKDGYYYKVLHTLSTGYDNFKKKCDNYQSSFPLLSTIDQIEFPAKCSEEQSVQSTVISPESAPSSPSIASKLIPALLVFAIPIFLGIAYKYSLFGFDKRLHRQYLREKLKKINKKMASYV
- a CDS encoding fam-a protein, yielding MNKVYIKIALALLSLAGYMENVAFASETATNSDIHSSALHQNDESEQYKDLTCEDIDESLLAIEHISDTSELLLKLTENMDGYSLDSTENENKHIYSKKIGNIDIGRLHVTIPSSSKYASVLRSLWDYNDPKKTNNKFISGNVVRVYCKYAIMFEKQNIDPIYKSLVKKYALGASVKQSNDTTVIVCPSRILNYLGEINDEPNMKEILENTQSIEKDINAEEALTKLSNNIAGFVIKKHDDSVEVTYINAIYEHDNSAMDKKERDITYTNILSLAQHI